A single genomic interval of Falsiruegeria litorea R37 harbors:
- a CDS encoding SCO family protein — translation MTRLYAILAAVVLAIILGGVWLLTLGGRSGDQFAQCRSTQVAGGAGAIGGPFELLDAKGETVTDKDVITEPTLIYFGYTFCPDVCPLDVSRNAEAIDVLTERGQSVTPVFISIDPDRDTPEVVGDFAFNLHEKMIGLTGSPEQVKAASKAYKTYYKAQDKSDEYYLVDHSTFTYLVLPEVGFVEFFKRDETPESMADKVGCFLDAA, via the coding sequence ATGACCCGCCTGTATGCCATTCTTGCCGCCGTTGTTCTTGCCATCATCCTTGGGGGTGTCTGGCTGCTGACACTGGGGGGGCGCTCGGGCGATCAGTTTGCGCAATGCCGTTCGACTCAGGTTGCGGGCGGCGCAGGCGCCATCGGCGGGCCGTTCGAGCTGCTTGATGCCAAAGGCGAAACCGTGACGGACAAGGATGTGATCACGGAACCAACCTTGATTTACTTTGGCTATACGTTCTGCCCCGATGTCTGCCCGCTGGATGTGTCCCGAAATGCCGAAGCGATCGACGTGTTGACCGAGCGTGGCCAGAGCGTGACACCTGTGTTCATCTCGATCGACCCGGACCGCGACACACCCGAGGTGGTGGGTGATTTTGCCTTTAACCTGCACGAAAAGATGATCGGTTTGACCGGCTCGCCCGAGCAGGTCAAGGCGGCCAGCAAGGCCTACAAGACCTACTACAAAGCCCAAGACAAGAGCGACGAATACTATTTGGTCGACCATTCGACCTTTACCTATCTGGTTTTGCCCGAGGTTGGATTTGTCGAGTTTTTCAAACGTGATGAGACACCGGAAAGCATGGCCGACAAGGTGGGCTGTTTCCTGGATGCCGCTTAA
- the regB gene encoding sensor histidine kinase RegB translates to MTESNMGLWRGQQRSSWIRLRTLIVLRWVAIVGQIAAITVAQRMYDLQLELGLCYLAIGVSVVGNLVAIFVFPENKRLSEFENFLMVLFDLLQLAFLLYLTGGLHNPFALLLLGPVTISANVMGLRSTLIIGGTAIVLVTLLAEFHLPLRTDMGFLMRVPDIFVFGNWIAIIIAIVFLGAYSYRISAEVVSMSEALSATHMALAREQKLTDLGGVVAAAAHELGTPLATIKLTSAELIEELDDRPDLREDAALIREQADRCRDILRDMGRAGKDDLHLRQAPLSTVIHEAAEPHMGRGKIVHFEEGPGEGGDVQQPAILRKPEIIHGMRNLIQNAVDFSRANVWVESEWTEDQIVVRIADDGRGYSPHMIGRIGDPFMRRRRSDAEKKSRPEYEGMGLGLFIAKTLLERSGASLSFANGSDPYQTLTDHPDHRGAVVKVSWPRAQIDAQHGKNAVPIGFNEQFKI, encoded by the coding sequence ATGACAGAATCCAATATGGGCCTCTGGCGCGGGCAACAGCGCAGCAGCTGGATCCGCCTGCGGACCTTGATCGTTCTGCGATGGGTCGCCATCGTCGGGCAGATTGCCGCGATCACCGTGGCGCAGCGCATGTATGACCTGCAGCTTGAGCTGGGGCTGTGTTACCTAGCGATTGGTGTATCGGTCGTGGGAAACCTGGTGGCAATCTTTGTCTTCCCCGAGAATAAGCGCCTGTCAGAGTTTGAAAACTTCCTGATGGTGCTGTTCGATCTGCTTCAGCTGGCGTTTCTGCTTTATCTGACTGGCGGGCTGCACAATCCCTTTGCATTGCTACTTTTGGGGCCGGTGACAATCTCGGCCAACGTCATGGGTTTGCGCTCGACCCTGATCATCGGCGGTACGGCAATCGTACTTGTCACATTGCTAGCAGAATTTCACTTGCCGCTAAGAACCGACATGGGCTTTCTGATGCGGGTGCCTGACATTTTCGTGTTCGGCAACTGGATCGCCATCATCATCGCAATTGTTTTTCTTGGCGCCTATTCCTATCGCATCAGCGCCGAAGTCGTGTCGATGTCCGAGGCCCTCTCGGCCACCCACATGGCGCTGGCCCGGGAGCAGAAACTTACCGACCTTGGGGGCGTCGTAGCCGCCGCCGCGCATGAGTTGGGCACGCCACTGGCCACCATCAAACTGACCAGCGCAGAACTGATCGAAGAGCTGGATGACCGCCCTGATCTGCGCGAAGATGCCGCCCTGATCCGCGAACAAGCCGACCGTTGCCGCGACATCCTGCGGGACATGGGACGCGCCGGCAAAGACGACCTGCACCTGCGGCAAGCGCCGCTTAGCACCGTCATCCACGAAGCTGCAGAGCCGCACATGGGCCGTGGCAAAATCGTTCATTTCGAAGAGGGTCCCGGCGAAGGCGGCGACGTCCAGCAGCCCGCCATCCTTCGCAAGCCCGAAATCATCCACGGCATGCGCAACCTTATCCAGAACGCGGTGGATTTCTCGCGCGCCAATGTTTGGGTGGAATCCGAATGGACCGAAGATCAGATCGTGGTGCGAATTGCTGACGATGGGCGCGGCTATTCACCTCATATGATCGGTCGGATAGGCGATCCTTTCATGCGCCGCCGCCGGTCTGATGCCGAGAAAAAGTCACGTCCCGAATACGAAGGCATGGGTCTTGGCCTTTTCATCGCCAAGACGCTCCTTGAACGCAGCGGCGCATCGCTGAGTTTTGCCAATGGT